The genomic stretch AGTAAAAGGTATTTACAACGTTTGTTGTTGTGTAACCGCCATTTCTAGTTGTTCAACATGATTTCAtggtcactggggtaaagctgatgaccgtaactgcattcacggtcatcccaagatgtcggatgaaaaattaggtcagtttctgtattgtctgttaaagtgtttttatatcattttctttacaaatcatacattgaaacgatgtaaatttataaaagaatcactcggaaatcactaattacttccgagaaatgtgcatgaaacgggaaattcgatttgaaaaaatcgttaagatgaccgtaaatcataatcaaaatattttcaagatgaccgtaacataaaacaaggatgaccgtgattggtaaaaagatgaccgtaacttgtaaaggatgaccgtaatttgtaaagactgactgtaatttatataggacgaccgtaacttttataggatgaccatcaattctaagaaatatccgtattgtattcaaagcttttttgttgagtttgtcgatctcaataggggctcggttagcggatataaatatgtttcataaatttctttttttaaactataaattataattggccatatttaggatttataacaatgatagtaaattgcatatttctcgtaaacaatgaaatatttattgatatcgacgttaaaattttaacacaaattgactgcgatacgacgaaaatttgaagaaacatgaatgtgtccctagtacacggatgcctcatctacactatcattttcaatgtttagtggactatgaaaatgggataaaactgtaatttggcattagaattaaaaagatcataccatagggaaaatgtgtactaagtttcaattttatttaacttgaagttggacaaacggacaaacaaacagacgaacggacgaacgtacgcacataccagaaaaacataatgccaataaatggagcattaaaaacattaataatacatacgaatatttggtaatcgagcccatgtgtatggttccagaggaagcagattaaaatcttaatttgtcttgatatatgcaggcggaaacacttttgaaatagaacaaaagaatcgaagctctgtgtttatcgagaaagcgataaaagttaactgtaatgtttgatatagtaacaaaattttaaaaagttaataaaaacaaataaaacaacaattttcttattttaaaaacaccatttgcataagttctCAATGTATCTAtcacatagtaatgcaaaacagtaagatatcaagtcgacgacatggttcttatcggggccttttatagctgactatgcggtatgggctttgctcattgttgaaggccttacggttacctatagttgttaatgtttgtgtcattttggtcttttctggatagctgtctcattggcaataacaccacatcttcttttttatatatagtatctacaagttggatgtagaaaatgcataacctccgatttttttttatcacggacggagaacatatcaatcttttagttcagaaattttcgtgtctgcccttccattatgtgaatcaagaaaaaattccccaaaacaggtaacgattgtatcgaaaagagaaaaatcgagtgcacctttttatgttagggcatgtttggggtgtatattttgtctttaaaacgtacaaagcaagagtattttatatagcatctcgcttcagattctatcattattatatatcaaagctacaggttgactttataacgtaaaaaaatgacagtacaaaaagatgaaatatatgggtcaattgagatacctatctaatgaatcacaaaaacagagtaggtgtgtttgaatcgctattttttttctaaaagtacttgacgacagtcttttaatttggatgatgaaaatggatatcttcgaaaaaatatgattttcttgtgtgtgataactagggtttataatcttcaaccactgaaaatgtttagtctgcccttccacgaaatatttaattagaatttttttaaatgcttaagaattttcaaaaattccatctgacatccaaacagacaatacttttaagttgaatcaatgcagacaaggtcattaactaatgctcattagctagtagatacatttgtcttttaaaatataactgtcatataacgatcgatcgtaatggtgctatgtggataaatttatcagttttcaagatcaaaattggcagagcgtcatccctacaatggcttccatttctacgattgtgagcatgaactggcgtaatggggagataattttgaagaagtagaatcctgactgtatgaataacatttctgtatatatatatacaaattgacaacgttccgccttgtgatacgcttttcgtacaatactattttaaggatctactttgctggagctcaccttcactagtttattcgaatgatattttcaaaatatttctgttattttatttgcacgaccaaatgaaagacgatataatatcaatgggtgtacatgcaattttttggcatttttaaaaatgtgtatttattatatgtcattaaaaggaatcccagaaacaaaaaaatcttctgtcgagcagttgaaggctgtgcaccgcattctTTTCATTATGCtggtaaggtgtcattttatcgcgcttttgtagcatgttttcccttcctgttcatttgcatgtcttttggcaaattcattttaaaaattgaaccctctactgtaaaaaagatacatatggtaatctttgcatttaaagcacgtcttattttcttctacctataggataaaactctcatattaatatgtgtataccaacacgattaatcatttaatacaaaaagatagttatataaatacggatatttcttagaattgagggtcatcctttaaaagttacggtcatcatttacaaattacggtcatcttaaaagcagttacggtcagccttgttatgaatcgctgattctgttacggtcatctcgattgtgatttacggtcatcttggcgatttttacaaatcgaatttcccgtttcatgcacatttctcagaagtaattagtgatttccgagtgattcttttataaatttacatcgtttcaatgtatgatttgtaaagaaaatgatatagaaacactttaacagacaatacagaaactgacctaatttttcatccgacatcttgggatgaccgtgaatgcagttacggtcatcagctttaccccagtgatagtGAATGAAGTAAATGTATTTGTGTCATATTCCAAATAATTTTTCGCCCTCGTTATCATTTCAGAGTTTTTTTGGTATATAATATGAGCATTTCCCCAAGAAAATTATTCCCTTTCTTTGTTTATACATTATAATTGTTTTCCTGATATCTAATAGGCACAATGcatgttaaaatataaattatgtcaAAAGTACATTTTGTCTCTTTAGGTtagaaaattatgtaaaaaaaattagaaaatgatAAATATCGAGGGACAATTTAAAAACTATAAGTAGACAAACTCTTcaccaaaataaaattaaacgtTACTACAAGCAACAGTTTTGAAATCACTTATTTACTACATTATTTTAAAGATTTAGCAAATATATAGGGATAACAAGTCAATGCTgagtaaaataaaacaacagaaacTAAAAGGTTCATTGATATCTGAattttactttcaatttataattCATACTTGtatgataaattatattttgaacaGTATATTGTTTGCAATACGATGACAATAATTGCGTATAGCCATTTGAACCTTTTTAGTTTGTCAATCATTGAATCTCTCCTATTTTGTCTGATGTGCATCACTATCGCGGCAACTCTGTATTCAACTAAGGTAAACATATCCTGGCATACCATCCTTATAAAAAATgaagtaacatatatatatatatagatacttgTTGATGACCTTTTTACTTCAAGATATCTCTATAATATGGTATTGcaatcagcccagtagtcagaacttcggtgttgacataattATGCATGAATaataattatatggtcattttaataaattttctgttgacaaaactttaaattattcgaaaaactaaggattttcttatcccaggaataaattacGTTAGCCTCATTTGGCACAaccgttttggaattttgggtcgtcaatgctcttcatcttcgtacttGTTTGCatgataactattttgatctgagcgtcccAGATGAGTCTTAGGTAGACGAAACTTGCGtcggcgtattaaattataatcctggtacctttgataactattaacaataTATACAGACAAATACTACTGAATGATAATGCACCtgaaactttaaacaaaataatttaccaaTATAAAGAAAACGGAGAATTCGATTTTTTGACAGAAAAAGGATATGGATACATACAATTATGAATCCATCTTTTGAAAATTTATTCCAATATAGTAGTGGAAAACTTTGATAACAGAACCAATTCTTgttaattaataatataacaattgaattttttcatttgttattttaaaaggcACATTTACCCTCACTAGTATTGATATACTCCATACTAGATTACCGAACAAAAGTTCTAAACATTCCGCAACTACATCACATTAAGtactgttgaaaaataaacaaaaaatgttcaGAATCAACAAGTTATATCTTGATATGGTACAATTGTTTACATTCAtgttcaaaataatgataaaagtatGAACAGCATTGTATTACAACAACACTCTGATCTGCAACTGctttaaataaacaatacattatgtacattgtcagaaaatataaaacgtacgagctttagaaacaggatgAAAAGCAAGGCTCACAGAGCTTTTCTACTTTGTCGtagcaaaagagggacgaaagataccaaagggacagtcaaactcataaatctaaaacaaactgacaacgccatggctaaaaatgaaaaaagacaaacagaaaaacaatagtacacacgacacaacatagaaaactaaagaataaacaacacgaaccccaccaaaaactaggggtgatctcaggtgctccggaagttcACATACATTTTATACTTCCGACAATGTAcacatattgtttttatcctgagtTTTACACCAGGTACTTGAGCATTAGTTGTTAAAATCCAAATAATTGACTGCTTTTTCAAACAAGTAGacatatacacatggaaaaaagaacaccaaattgaaattgaaattaaaaaaacactctttatttttttgtgatataatttggtaaaatagaactagttaaacattatttaagtatcacctgagtttaatcaataaacatcgactcgataagtttttatctgcacctgcagctactgtacccgtaaacagcaaaacagatgtttttacccccattgttttcaacactttaaataaccaagtttttaaagttatgtgattgacaccttgtaatgggtccttgacaactcttaactgcagcaagatggcagattatcagcataagagaagcagggatgtcgctgtaacaactgcacgtgTTGTTGGTCATCatcattccactataagtcgttttgagaataaaaatcaggcaataaacgctgttaaagaccttccgagataatgaagaccccctataccatttgccagagaaaatcaagcataatgaaggttggtcagaaggaaacccattgcatacaagacaatcctaaaaagagagtggtggccatacaggagccttttaacaagaactgttcgagatcaactcatcgctactgcttatcgtgcgataagaccatttcggagaccttggctaacgaacagacacacagttttccgtatctaatgtagtgcagagctcgccaaagttggaaattagcatcgtggaggaagatccaatgttcaaatggaatttggttcatcttccttggcccgattgTAGCCCgactttgaaccatatcgagcatatatgggacactattgggcggaaagtgcgcgaaaggacacctcAGTTCAAACACattatgaaataaacaatgcacttcatcagaaatggttgctgctaccttagcaacaaattagtcgatttatgggaggaatcagaagacgttaagatgcggttatccgtttgaatggaggctgcgcacaaagtactaattctttggtatataacgatcaaccatgatgtgaacagtcatctgaagattaattttgaaatgtctgacattgtaaagttcgactacagtaaaagttataaaatgcatttttttgtacaaaaaacacttcattttgttattaaaattgtagttatataaatcatttttatttcaaacatttttgtttgtttcaatgccaatgttatcataaactatgtttcaataatattatacacatattttatgatatttcatccaaaaaaagaggctgatttttcaagttttaacaaATCAAGGTGTtccaatacttttttccatgtgtatagttgAATCGAAGACCGCACATGGGACCccaaaataaactgttacacaAAAGGAAATATCTATATTACTACTTGCTCAACATGAAAGCGGGTAACAGAAGAcgttttttgaaaatatacaaataataaaaacatttgtttgtttacCTGCTATTTGTAAAATAGTTGGTTGCAGGATGAATTTAAATACTTGCGGTTAAGTACTTCACACATAACGTCATTCTGCTCTTTGATGTTAGGGAGAGAAATTTCAGATTTCCTCTAAGAAGAATTCCGTACTATAATATAAATTCAGTTTAAGAAGCATTCCTCTCACAggaactaagatttatgaaactGTATATTTAATAAATCTAGTACAATTTAATGCTATTGTACTAAGTTGTTACCTTTCAGAAGAAATTAGGGCAACAGACAGTATGTAAACATTATATGAAATATTATAGTATTTTCAAATAGATTTTCAGATTTGTTAACGGAATATATACTAAATATGCATGTTATCTGTGCATTTGTAGCTTGTTTTCCTGTAGTAAACATGGTTTTATTGACATAAACTTAAGATACTAAGAAGAAACAATCAGATGGACACAGTATTGTCACGTTGATTTATCTCGCtatacatttgtcttttttatatttcctatGCCTACACATTGGAACTTGTTAGACGGTGTCAATCAGTGACAACTGATTCATTTGGATTTaacatatttttagctcacctggcctaaaaggccaagtgagcttttcttatcacttggcgtccggcgtccgtcgtcgtccgtcgtcgtccgtcgtcgtcgttaacttttacaaaaatcttctcctctgaaactattgggccaaattaaaccaaacttggccacaatcatcattggggtatctagtttaaaaaatgtgtccggtgacctggccaaccatccaagatggccgccatggctaaaaataaaacataggggtaaaaggcagtttttggcttataactcaaaaaccaaagcatttagagcaaatctgacattggtagaattgttaaacaggtggagatctatcttccctgaaattttcagatgaatcggataatccgttgttgggttgctgcccctgaattagtaattttaaggaaattttgctgtttttggttattatcttgaatattattatagatagagataaacagtaaacagcaataatgttcagcaaagtaagatttacaaataagtcaacatgactgaaatggtcagttgacccctttaggagttattgccctttatagtcaatttttaaccatttttggtaaatcttagtaatattttacaaaaatcttttcctctgaaactactgggccaaattaatccaaacttggccacaatcatcttttgggttggTAGtgtgaaaaatgtgtccggtgacccggccataaaaccaagatggccaccatggctaaaaatagaacatggggtaaaatgcagtttttggcttataactcaaaacccaaagcatttagagcaaatctgacatggagtagaattgtttatcagttcaagatctatctgccctgaaattttcagatgaatcggacaacccgttgttgggttgctggccctgaattagtaattttaaggaaattttgctctttttggttattatcttgaatattattatagatagagataaactataaacagcaataatgttcagcaaagaaagatttacaaataagtcaacatgaccgaaatggtcagttgacccctttaggagttattgccctttttagtcaattgttaaccatttttcataaatcttagtaatcttttacaaaaatcttctcctctgaaactacttggccaaattaatccaaacttggccacaatcatcttttgggttagtagtttaaaaaatgtgtccgatgacccggccatccaaccaagatggccgccatggctaaaaatagaacatggggtaaaatgcagtttttggcttataactcaaaacccaaagcatttagagcaaatctgacatggggtaaaattgtttatcaggttaacatttatctgctctgaaatatttagatgaatcggacaacccgttgttgggttgctgaccctgaattgttagttttaaggaaattttgctgtttttggtcattatcttgaatattattattgatagagataaactgtaatgttcagcaaagtaagatttacaaataagtcaacatgaccgaaatggtcagttgacccctttaggagttattgccctttatagtcaatttttaaccatttttcgtaaatcttagtaatctttaacaaaaatcttctcctctgaaactaattggccaaattaatccaaacttggccacaatcatcttttgggttagtagtttaaaaaatgtgtccgattgtcaatttttaacaattttcataaaatttgtaaatttttactaacattttccactgaaactaatgggccaagttcattatagatagagataattttaagcagcaagaatgttcagtaaagtaggatgtacaaacacatcaccatcaccaaaatacaattttgtcatgaatccatctgctttctttaatattcacatagaccaaggtgagcgacacaggctctttagagcctctagtttatatattATTGAGTTTGTACTTCAATTGTATTGGTATCCCAATTATGGCAAAATTATCATCAAATATTGATCTATAAAAGAGATGTATAATACAAATTTGGTGCGATGTTAATGTATCTTTACGTAAAACactcaaaataaataaacattgatGTATAAAAACTTGAGTATGTTAAATGACCAAACGAAGGATTGTTATATGTCATGTCAGTGCCGAAACATTTgctagaaaataaaagaaaatgaattttGTACGTAATTTGAAACCAAATTCTCAAAAccaatatatatatgtgtatgacGTCAAAGATTTCGGGCTAAGTACTTAATTGTAAGGACATACCCATAGgtgtttaactgattttaatacaaaaatatggatatgtgatatgattgccattgagacaactattcacccaAATTCAGATAAAGAAGATGTCATCAATTATATGCAACTTTATGGCCTTTAACAGTGTAAAAATCAATTAAAGGCTGTTCTATCATGAACAATGTCAAACCAAACAATACATTTTAAacaactaacggccttatttataagaaaaatgtttaggaaaaacaaaattgacagaCATAATCAACAGCAatcactgaaaaaaaaagaattaagttTGCCAATTATACTCTTACAGATTCTTTTATATTCTGTGTAATCAATTATTACAGACACCCATCAACAATTAACAAATTGAATCACAAGTATGGTTAGTTTACTTGTATCTTAAGTTGAACTAAAATtcagagaaaaaaataacaactgtATTTATAGATACACTCGTAAAGTATAAATACTATCAGAGTTTTACAGAGAGGAAGAAGCCTGACGTGTGTTTTATGTTGCATCGTAGTTTCTACTCAAACTCCCGAAGGCAAAGTTATGATCTTACTTGAACTATGTGATTTTTTAAGTTCTGGTTTTGTTTTATGAGCTCATATCACATCTATGTATGTATCCATCcctggatttcaaatatttgtgcTTTAGTGTTcctaatgtatatataaaaaagaagatgtagtataattgccaatgagacaacgtaTGTAATTTCAGACCAGTCCTTCGGACtcacaaaattaataattgatattttgatCCAAGTAAATTTCTGAAGGTAAACAACTGCAGTGATCCATTAAGATAAAACTTCCGATAAAGGTGGATCTTCCTTGCTACTTTAACATTCTTTGTCAACTTGCTCTAGAATATATCTACAGTAATCAGATGTAAAGTTGAGTGGATTGTGCAATATTAAAATCTTTATCGAAATTTGAGGTATTTGGATTACAACTTTACAGCTATCCATTTTATCAATGGCAATATCCCcgattaaatgaaataaaacgaaAGTGAAACAAAACTTAAGATATaagttacttttaaaattattaataaaacatttaagaataaggagatgtggtatgattgccaatcacaCAACTATTCGCTAAAGTTTTCAGACATATAACATCATTTTGTTTCACTAAGATGTTTCACGAAATATCGTGGACAATTCTTTCATTGTAATTCTATTCATTTTCCCATGTTTTAAGGCAGTGTTTCTTTAAGTAATTCATTAGAATAATAataacagttaatttttttttatttcttagtaGGTTATGAAAGACGTTTCGACAACATAGTCTAACAAGAATTTCTAACAGCTATTTCTCTAGTATTATTCCTCATATTATAGCCTGAACAACTAAGTCCCTCTTCATACTCTAACAGAGATCAACATTTTTCATGAATTTTAGTATGCAAATCATGTAAGAACAATTGGGTTGAGATATTGTTTTTTGTGAAATTATCTTCCTtttgtttttgtacttttatcaATTACAGGACATCCAATAGGATCTGAAAGCATGGCGAGCTTTAATGACCCCCCTCCGCCATATCATCCGCCGAATCAGCCTCTATTGGAACAACAAGGGCAACAATATGTTAATCAATTTGTTCAACAGAACCCACATGGTTTCGTTCAAGCACAGCCTTCAAAAGAAGGATTCAGTGACGCTTCAAGTGGGTATGGGTATACTCAGCAACCCCAGATGGTGCCACCAATTATGAACACCACAACTACTAATGTAGTGGTAAGTACCGTttcaaatattagaaaaaatgGAAGGACAGCAACTGATCAATCTATGGTGAATATGTTTTCTTGTATTGACATTCATTAATTAAAGATAACGTAATGTAACAGATGTTTTccagaaatatatattttacgaccattatttattttattgctcTTCCACAgattctgattaaaaaaaattacgataATGTATGTAAATTCAAACACATGACACCGTACTATAcggttaccttagccgtatttggcacaacttttggtaTTTTGGGTCATCTatgcccttcaactttgtactattttggccttataaatattttgacctgagcgtcactgatgaattttatgtagacgaaacgcgcgtctgacttattaaattataatcctggtacctttgataactacataCCCTGATGGTCTGAATAACACATATATCAATGAAAAATAGCAGTGAAAGTACTATTCTTCTGTGAATGATTACCCTGATGTGCATTATCATTTTACAGGTGTGTCAGACACAAGCTGCACCAGTAGTACTTATTAATCCAGCTCCTTACAGCTATATGACACCAGCGATTTTGACCTGTTTCTTTTGTTGCTGGTGTACTGGTATTGCAGCGATTATTGCGGCATCtatggtaaaatataattgtgtttaaatatcataTAAGTTGCAACATGTGTTACATCAATCAAACAAATGAGAAAGGAGTAATCAATTTATTCATATGTCATCAACAGCCATTACTTCACAACTACTTATTAATTTAGCATAGGGTGAAATGTAGATGTAGCTTTCAAAAGGAAGGTAATTTAAAGAAAAGGTCaattataaaatttttaaaatatttataaataaggtACTAGTATAACAATGCAATCAGTTGTGCCAAACAAATGGAAACAGCAAAACAGGATTGAAGCCTTTTTGAGTGGAACATATACATTTAAATGTGTGACCTacaatttcaaaaaattgtgtaGTATTATTGTTCCTTGTGAACCAGTTATAATGATCTACCGGGTTTTTTTTCGCAGATATAAACTTCGCCATTTTTATTAAATAGTGTGTACAAATAATTTGGGGATGACTATTCAAGCTGATTCAAAACTATTTTAGATTACCATTACATGTTAAATTTTTAATTGGCGATTATGTTCTATCAGCGAATATAAGCGAACATAAAAACACCGTAAAATAAGCCGCTATTCGGTATGTAGTTTATACTAATTAAACAATTACCCAGGAAAATGTATATTTGTCATTAGCATAATTAAGACATAATATGTTAAAATCGAAACCATAAATCTACTACCTAATGAATCCGAAATATTTCAACAAACTGCAGTTAAGTTATCAATAGGTTGCGGAACGAACAAAAATAATGTATTCTGTTCATTTCAATGTTATTGCAGCTCGGTTATGTATTATTCTGTAACTAAAGGATTCCTTTTTATTATTCACAGTCTCAAAGTCAGTCAAGTGAAATGAAGTACGACGAAGCAAGAAGGTCAGCTAATATAGCTAGAATCCTTATCCTCGTTACCATTTGTTGCGGTATTGGCGGCGTTATTATATTTGTAGCTATCTCAGTAGCTGGACAATAAAGCTGAATATCATCTCGCCCAGTCATTTTGATTAAACTATCACATCATGATATGTTAAATAcgttataaacaaaaatgtgaagTATTCTTTTATTACTATTATGTGAATAGTCATATTGTTAAGTTTTCCTAATTGCCATGCATCTGTTAAGCAATTTCTATTACGCTCATTGGGACAGGGACCCA from Mytilus edulis chromosome 7, xbMytEdul2.2, whole genome shotgun sequence encodes the following:
- the LOC139481284 gene encoding uncharacterized protein, whose product is MASFNDPPPPYHPPNQPLLEQQGQQYVNQFVQQNPHGFVQAQPSKEGFSDASSGYGYTQQPQMVPPIMNTTTTNVVVCQTQAAPVVLINPAPYSYMTPAILTCFFCCWCTGIAAIIAASMSQSQSSEMKYDEARRSANIARILILVTICCGIGGVIIFVAISVAGQ